The sequence below is a genomic window from Streptomyces sp. NBC_00289.
GCGCTGGGAGAACTGAACCCGCCAAACTGCACCGCCACCAATCTGCGTGACCTCTTAGGCTCGTTAGGGTGGCGTCGGGGCGTCGAGGGTCAGGCCTGTGCCGGCTATGAAGCCGTCTATGGTGTCGGACTGGTATTGCAGGCGCTTGAGCCGATTGCGGACGAGGGCCTCGAGTCGGTCGAGGGCGACGACGGCGAGGTTGGCCAGGCTGCGTTTGACGTGGGCCCAGACCCACTCGACGGGGTTGAGCGATGAAGTCCCGATCGCCCATGCTGCGGCGTTTGCCCTTGCCCGCGGGGTGGGTGCGTAGGTGGTGGCACAGCCTGGTACGGGAGCCGGGCCGCATGGCGATCAGTCCGGCCACCGACAGGCGTCCCGAGTGTCGCGCGCTCACCGTCGCCTGCGGAGTCGGCGGTGACCATAACCGCTCGAGCCGACTGGCAACCTCATCAAGCAGCCGGCCAGCGGTGAGCCTGAACGGCGTTGCGCCTGCTCCCGTGCCCGTTCATGCGCACGCCACGCTGAGTAGCCGGCCCGGCCGCTGCCACGCCTGACCTCCCGGATGATCGTGGACACAGCCCGCCCCAGGTGCCGGGCGATCGCCGTGAAACTGTCCCCACGACCCATCGCGAGCAAAATCCGCTGACGCTCATCTACGGGTCATGATCCCGACTGCACACCTCCGCCGCCACTATGCGGGCCGGCCGACCGCGTCACCGAATGACTCCGGCTACGAAAATCTTGCCAGTGCCACTTCAGCTCGTACGCCGACAACACCGAAAAAGCTCACCCACGCCTGCACGACCGTGTGCAACCTTGGCCTGTCCTGCCTGTAGGTAGTACTTGCTCATGGCTCACCCGTCACATAGGCGGAGGGTAGAGAAGCGCAGGCCAGGCTGTCCCACGGCAGAGGGCGCACACGATCTAAAAGGAGAACCTGATGCAACATGCAGCCGCCCCCGCTCACACAAGCCTCAATGCGATAACAGCGACATGGGCATCTGCTCTATTCTGCTCTCCGCTACAGCCAACCGATCATCCTGGCACGCAAAAAGTGCTTGAGGTGGTGATGGGGCAGCTTACGGCTTTTGCCAGACACCCAGGGGGGTGCATGGCAGTGGTAGCTCAGGAAGCTGGAGATCACCCCGAACTATATCTCTCTCGTATGGCTTGGTGTCGTGACGAGGTTATCCGAGCCTACTCCCCGGATCGCCTACCGCTTTCCTGACGCTGAACCAGTTGGCGCAAAAGGCGAACCGATGTAGAGCGTCTAGGGCGGTCATCAACGTCCTGGTAACCCATCATATGACAAGAAAGTGCAATCCTGGATTGACAGGTGATAAAAGTGCCAAATTTCACATCTGCTTACGATGGGAAAACGGAAATCCCGACGTACTCGCCGCCTGCGGATCATCGCCCGATCAACGTCTATGGCGAATTTGGGCAGCCGCCTTCATCGCAGCGACCTGAAGGACTTGCGGTCGTTCCGGTCAGTGCTCGAGGCTGGGCAGAGATCCTGGAAGAACTGGTTCGTCAAATCAGTACGGGGGAACACGTTTGCAGGCAGTGGTCAGTACACCCAGAACTCCTGGACGCGCTTAGGGCCGCCACCATGGCACTGGGCACAGTCACTCCAGGTGGCCTGGTCGGACTTCTTCGTCGGTGTCGAGCTCGGGCACTGCGGCACAGAAATTCAATCCATGGCCATAGAAGAACCGCGGGCTGTACGATGCCGCATGTCTGACGGTCGAAAAATAGTGCAGCAGCCGACGTTTTATGAATGACGTGATGCTCGCGAGAAGGAAGAACTGCATGGAAACTCCGTGTCTGCGACAGCCCTGCCCTTGTATGTGGAATTGGAGCGAGATTTCTGAGAGGTTCCTATGTGTCATTGAAGAAGCCTTTCTTATCACAGAAGAACGAACTCTAAATCAAATTACTCGACTTGCTGTGAATGATGCAACAGGAAAGGATGATGGCCGGGAGCCCTTTTCTCGTGTAGATTATGAGGGTGAGAAGGGCTGCGGAGACTGACGACAGCCCGTTCGGGCTGATGCGGGCATGACGGGGATCCGCCACTGTTTGATCCGTGCGATGGTGCGCTTTGACTGCAGCGCGCAGTGCCGCGTGGATCTTGTTCGATGACTTATGCTTGCCGCGGAGGTCGCTCTTCGGCGCCTGCGCTTGATCGGCGTGATGACAGTGTCGCTGGCTCCGATGTAGCCCCTGTCCACCAGGAATTTCAGGTTTCCGCTGGGCGCGCGCAAATGGTCACGATGTTGTGCTCCCGTGCGTCCTTCTCGCCGTGGGGCAGGGCCGACGAGATCCACTGCAGCCTTCCCTCGTCCGCCGAGACGACTTGCAGGTTCACACCTGCACAGAGGGCCTTGCCGCAGTAGTGGCCCTCGGCCTGAGCTTGACGTTTAACGTGGGCGGGCTCGGTATTCCTTGATCGATTCGGCCCGTTTGACGGTCTTGCCGACGTCGTGGTGCCTGGCCCGGTGTTTGTTTTTCGAGCCTGCAGGCCGTCCGGGCCCTGGCCGAGAGGGTTTCGGTGCGGTCGCGGGACGGGCCGTGGTCGCGTGGACGTTGCGAAACCCCCGCCGGACCCGGGCCGGGGTGAGTCGGCGGCCCTCGGCCGGTCGTTCCCAGGGGCGGCGGAGGTCCTCGGCGAGGGGTCGGGCGAGGCGGAGCTGGGTGTGGGCGGCGATGATGAGCCAGGTCCACAGGTCGGCGGTGTCCGCGTGGCGGACCTTCGGGGCGGTCCAGCCGAGGGTCTGTTTCATGAGCCGGAAGGTGTGCTCGAGGTCGAACCTGCGGAGGAAGGACTGCCACCAGTGCTCGACGTCCGCCGGTGTGGCGGCGGTGGCAGCCAGACCGGTTTCGGGTCGCGGTCGCCCGGCAGACGCTCGACCTTCAAGCGGATCAACGTGCCGTGCAGGACCGTGCCGACGCGGCCGTCCTCCCTTCGGCCCGGAGCGGGCGGGGCCGGGGTCACGGAGCATGACGCGGTCCGAGCGCAGGCGTCCGACCAGGACGACGGGCAGGTCCGCCAGGGCATGGGAGAGGTAGGCGACGTCGTAGCCGGAGTCCATGACGATCCAGATCTCCGGATCACCTGCCCGCCACTGCTGGGCCTGGACCAACCTCTCGATGACATCACGTAGTTGGGCGGCGGTGACAGTGGTCGCGTCGTCCGCCGGCCCGAGGCGCACGGCGTCCAGCAACGCGACCCAGGAGGTCCGGCCGGTCTCCAGAGCGGCGACGAAGGAGTACAGCCAGCCCGGCACGAACTGGTCCCTGCTGCGGGCACCGCGTCCGTAGACGTGGCAGAACAGCCGGTCCTCGCTGGTCGGGGCGTCCGGGCGGAGCCAGTTGCTGACGTCCACGGCCAGCACGAGCCGCCCGTCGGCCGCCCTGGGCAGCGGCAGGCCCGCCAGCGCGCGCCGCAACCGGGCCGGCTCCGCCCAGCCCCGGTCCAACGCCGCGTACATTGCCCCGTGCCCGCGCCGGTGCTCGACCGCCAGCGACAGCTCGACCAGCGTCTTCACCGGCCCGTCCGCACACAGCACCGCGTCTGTGAGCTCGAAGAGTGCATCCGCGCGGGCGTAAAGGCACTCGTAGAACTCGACCCGAAAGCGGGACAAGACGTCGAACGCCTCGCCCGCGGGCGCGTGGACCGGGAGACTCATAGCAGCGGCCGTTCTCTCGTGCTTCGTGACTCGACATCTCGAAGGGTGGAGAACGGCCGCCTTCGCTGTCCCGGAAAAGAACCGCAGATCAGCAGGTCGGGTGACAGGCGCAGTTAAACGTCAAGCTAAGAAACCGTCTCGCCGTCGCCCGAATCCTGGTTCTGGATCACTTTCAGTGCTGGGGCCACGGAGGGTCACCGAAACCGCGATCATGAACGGTCGTGGGTGATGTTCTCCTCCAGAACCTGTGGTTCCACCAGGTCCAAGGTGTCGTGATCGAAAACGTTGTGCCTGACGGCGAGTTGGTGGCCGTGCGGGCCCGGGCGGTTGCGGAGCGGGTCGTATGTCCAGCGTGCGGGACGCTGTCGTCTCGGGTGCACAGCCGGTACGTACGGCGGCTCGCCGACAGCTCGGTCAGAGGGCGTCCGGTGCTGATCGAGTTACAGGTGCGGCGGTTCCGCTGCGGCCAACGTTTGTGCAGACAGGCGACGTTCGCCGAGCAGGTCGACGGACTGACCGTCCGGCACGGCCGACGCAGCGCCGGGCTGCAGACAGTGCTGGAGCGTGTGGCGGTGATGCTGGCCGGCCGTGCCGGTGCCCGCCTCTCCCAGACTCTGGCCGCCGGGGTGAGCAGGTCGACACTGCTGCGGTTGATCCGTCGCCTGCCGGAGCCCGAGACCTCGACACCGCGGGTGCTCGGGGTGGACGACTTCGCGCTGCGCAAGGGCCACAAGTACGGCACGATCCTGATCGACATCGAAACCCGTCAGCCCATCGACCTGCTGCCGGACCGGACGACGTCGACGGTCGCCAAGTGGCTCGCCGACCATCCCGGCATCGAGGTGATCTGTCGGGACCGCTCCACCGCCTATGCCGAGGCCGGACGGCTCGGCGCCCCGAACGCCATCCACGTCGCGGACCGATGGCACATCTGGTCGAACCTTACTGAGGCCGTCGAGAAGACAGTCGTTCAACACCGCGCTCTGCTACGTGAGCCGCACGACGCCGCCACGGCCCAGGCCGTCGCGGACACGGAGAACACGAACCTCGATCCGCCCTCTCCCAGAGGGCCGCGGACAACCGGCCGACTCTCCGACCGCATCCGGGAACAGCACGCGGCTATCCACGCTCTCCTCGAGCAGGGCATCGGACTGCGCGCGATCGCCCGCCAACAGGGGCTGGCCCGCAATACCGTCCGCCGCTTCGCCAACGCGGCAAGCGCGGACGAACTCCTGGTTGGCCGGTGGACCGGCCGAGCCAGCATTCTCGA
It includes:
- a CDS encoding ISL3 family transposase; protein product: MGDVLLQNLWFHQVQGVVIENVVPDGELVAVRARAVAERVVCPACGTLSSRVHSRYVRRLADSSVRGRPVLIELQVRRFRCGQRLCRQATFAEQVDGLTVRHGRRSAGLQTVLERVAVMLAGRAGARLSQTLAAGVSRSTLLRLIRRLPEPETSTPRVLGVDDFALRKGHKYGTILIDIETRQPIDLLPDRTTSTVAKWLADHPGIEVICRDRSTAYAEAGRLGAPNAIHVADRWHIWSNLTEAVEKTVVQHRALLREPHDAATAQAVADTENTNLDPPSPRGPRTTGRLSDRIREQHAAIHALLEQGIGLRAIARQQGLARNTVRRFANAASADELLVGRWTGRASILDPYKPYLHQRWAEGCTVARRLFEEVRERGYPGGENVVKVYVAKLRENFPHDPPHKTPSVRNVTSWLTRHPDRLTEDQTQQLKAILARCPALDRTAHHVRTFAELMNNRQGRDLNKWITSVRAEDLPALHTFVTGLGQDLDAVVAGLSLRYSSGAVEGQNNKIKMLKRQMFGRANFDLLRKRVLLTARCRS